In one window of Oryza sativa Japonica Group chromosome 9, ASM3414082v1 DNA:
- the LOC107277219 gene encoding annexin Gh1, producing MASIRDFAKRYEADCRHLNQFFSGNVSPNNARPVLEIFTARSSQEMKQICRAYSSMYRQDLIQLLSQQKTTFARVACLRASEPCVRDADIARDALFGRRIDGDVLVEVVCTRPSGEVALIRQAYQARYSASLERDVSSRTSGSLNEVLLAFLGSSGSGYHGGRVDATMAMCDAKTLYEAVEISAARVDQRSVLQLLRHRSGDQLRAVLASYRRLYGQELARALKRKDGDTSGGGGGRRGESSSFPGILRAALRCAQLPERHFARAVRAALERGEGGAGADRRDARGRRRAPRQPGVRGQDRVDAGERRPERVRQRRHREVGRRLDRRLARGVAQVGLRTRD from the exons ATGGCCTCGATTAGAGATTTTGCCAAGAGATATGAAGCTGACTGCAGACACCTCAACCAATTCTTTTCTG GAAATGTTTCCCCGAACAATGCGAGACCGGTCCTGGAGATCTTCACCGCAAGGAGCAGCCAGGAGATGAAGCAAATCTGCAGGGCTTACAGCAGCATGTATCGCCAAGATCTCATCCAGCTACTGTCGCAGCAGAAGACCACCTTTGCA AGGGTGGCGTGCCTCAGAGCTAGCGAGCCGTGCGTCCGCGACGCAGACATCGCCAGGGACGCGCTGTTCGGGCGGCGGATCGACGGCGACGTGCTCGTCGAGGTCGTGTGCACGCGGCcctccggcgaggtcgcgctGATCAGGCAGGCGTACCAGGCCCGGTACAGCGCCAGCCTCGAACGCGACGTCTCGTCGAGGACAAGCGGCAGCCTCAACGAG GTTCTTCTCGCGTTCTTGGGATCGAGCGGGAGCGGCTACCATGGCGGCCGGGTGGACGCGACGATGGCGATGTGCGACGCCAAGACGCTGTACGAGGCGGTGGAGATCAGCGCGGCGCGGGTGGACCAGAGGAGCGTCCTGCAGCTGCTGCGCCACCGGAGCGGCGACCAGCTCAGGGCGGTGCTCGCGTCGTACAGGCGGCTGTACGGGCAGGAGCTCGCGCGGGCGCTGAAGAGGAAGGACGGCgacaccagcggcggcggcggtggccggcgaggcgAGTCGTCGTCGTTCCCGGGCATCCTCCGCGCGGCGCTGCGGTGCGCGCAGCTCCCCGAGAGGCACTTCGCGAGGGCGGTGCGCGCGGCGCTGGagcgcggcgagggaggcgctgGTGCGGACCGTCGTGACGCGCGCGGGCGTCGACGTGCGCCGCGTCAACCAGGCGTTCGCGGCCAAGACCGGGTGGACGCTGGAGAGCGTCGTCCGGAACGagttcggcagcggcggcaccgGGAAGTCGGACGACGGCTTGACCGGCGACTTGCTCGTGGAGTTGCTCAAGTTGGCCTGAGGACAAGAGATTGA
- the LOC4346883 gene encoding protein ALTERED PHOSPHATE STARVATION RESPONSE 1 isoform X1 encodes MGSSVSKQDDDTALLICKDRLRHIEQAIDARYALSAAQLAYEQSLRSLGIALRQFVEAHKDDDDIERSPSSSYAIVSSSPPHRSDVNHMKSEASTSVTVTINTSQASSVQKEQSVTAFLPPPLQLEFCSSWDFFDPTVVSENVASDASVNSQTFELRTLEDLSNPNEMGLASSIGNTSEIVEVQEVFGAPGWKQVHKNDNLPDLHHSNSNEIQMSGTHLPNDSSLEEELEQVQTQAIGGQNSNDVSDNIKSEANHINVNAPKNEEAKAIFITDSDSSKDFLSCVKDLERQFSRAAVSCHEVSRMLETKKIRLSISSQTKAGKSSDVLFRPTFLIGCKAGTAASDGSEKRVTKAITWNRSLSSRSSASKNPLTPAQMDDEFSEICSDFVEEFCMISGSHASSLDRLYAWEMKLYNELKGTESLKKIYDKKCVQLRHQFERDASARQVDKTRVIVKDLYSRLKVETEVLYSISKIIEKLRDEELQPQLLELLKGLTRMWAMMHEIHRVQQTIVSSSDIVYVLRSPRGEPYKQPLVNLVNEMGFFYSSLTNWIAAYKCYVDGLHSWLQKCVLQPYDHTRGRRLTLSPRRHLAPPMFVLLDDWSSAIASLPGEETLGSIKNIMSDLKKMFKNHQAEGNKPETGSKLATLQAGLATMFDRLSKFSTAMSSLSESVKNSTEAAREAYAVGRSG; translated from the exons ATGGGTTCATCTGTCTCAAAGCAAGACGACGACACCGCATTACTGATCTGCAAGGATCGGTTGAGACACATTGAACAAGCAATTGATGCAAGGTATGCCCTTTCAGCTGCTCAACTTGCATACGAGCAATCTCTCCGCAGTCTTGGCATTGCTCTAAGGCAGTTTGTGGAGGCACACAAGGATGATGATGATATAGAGAGGTCTCCTAGTTCTTCTTATGCTATAGTATCATCATCGCCACCTCACCGTTCCGATGTTAACCATATGAAGTCAGAGGCAAGCACTTCTGTGACAGTGACAATCAACACAAGTCAGGCTAGCTCTGTTCAGAAGGAGCAGTCGGTTACTGCTTTCCTTCCACCACCGCTGCAGCTAGAGTTTTGCTCCTCATGGGATTTCTTTGATCCAACTGTTGTTAGTGAAAATGTTGCATCAGATGCCTCAGTGAACAGCCAAACATTTGAATTGAGAACGTTGGAAGATCTGAGCAATCCAAATGAAATGGGTTTGGCTTCTTCAATTGGAAACACAAGTGAAATTGTTGAGGTGCAAGAAGTGTTTGGTGCACCTGGATGGAAACAGGTTCACAAAAATGATAACCTTCCTGACTTGCACCACTCTAATTCTAATGAAATTCAGATGTCTGGTACTCATTTACCCAATGACTCAAGCTTGGAGGAAGAGCTCGAGCAAGTACAGACGCAGGCTATAGGAGGGCAGAATTCTAATGATGTTAGTGATAATATTAAAAGTGAGGCCAaccatataaatgttaatgctCCCAAAAATGAAGAAGCCAAGGCCATTTTCATCACTGACTCTGACTCATCCAAAGATTTTCTTTCCTGTGTGAAAGATCTTGAACGTCAGTTTTCTAGGGCAGCTGTATCCTGCCATGAGGTCTCGAGGATGCTTGAGACGAAGAAGATCCGCCTTAGCATTTCTTCCCAGACAAAAG CAGGAAAATCATCAGATGTGCTTTTTCGACCAACATTTCTCATCGGTTGCAAAGCCGGAACTGCAGCATCTGATG GATCAGAGAAGCGTGTCACAAAAGCAATCACTTGGAATCGCTCACTTTCATCGCGATCATCAGCATCTAAGAACCCACTTACTCCAGCTCAAATGGACGATGAATTTTCAGAGATCTGTAGTGACTTTGTTGAAGAGTTTTGTATGATTTCAGGAAGCCATGCATCCTCTTTAGATAGACTCTACGCTTGGGAAATGAAGCTATATAATGAGTTAAAG GGTACAGAATCACTCAAGAAGATATATGATAAGAAATGCGTTCAGTTAAGGCACCAATTTGAAAGGGATGCGAGTGCCAGACAAGTTGACAAGACTCGAGTTATTGTTAAAGATTTGTATTCGCGGCTCAAGGTAGAAACTGAAGTGCTATATTCAATCTCTAAAATAATTGAGAAGTTAAGGGATGAAGAGCTGCAGCCCCAACTTCTTGAACTATTAAAAGG GTTGACGCGCATGTGGGCAATGATGCATGAAATTCACCGAGTTCAGCAGACCATCGTCTCGTCGTCGGATATCGTTTATGTCCTGAGATCTCCTCGCGGCGAGCCGTACAAGCAGCCCTTGGTGAACCTTGTCAACGAGATGGGTTTCTTCTACTCCAGCTTGACGAATTGGATTGCTGCTTACAAATGCTATGTGGATGGTCTCCACTCCTGGCTGCAGAAATGCGTGCTGCAACCTTACGATCACACCCGGGGAAGGAGGCTGACGCTCTCGCCTCGCCGGCACCTTGCTCCTCCCATGTTCGTGCTCCTTGATGACTGGTCCTCAGCAATCGCGTCACTCCCGGGTGAAGAAACCTTGGGCTCTATCAAGAACATCATGTCAGATCTCAAGAAAATGTTCAAGAATCATCAAGCAGAAGGTAACAAACCGGAGACTGGATCGAAGCTGGCAACCCTGCAGGCCGGTTTAGCAACCATGTTCGATCGGCTGTCAAAGTTTTCAACAGCCATGTCCAGCTTGTCTGAAAGCGTGAAGAACTCAACCGAGGCTGCCCGCGAGGCGTATGCCGTTGGTCGGTCAGGTTAA
- the LOC4346883 gene encoding protein ALTERED PHOSPHATE STARVATION RESPONSE 1 isoform X2, with the protein MGSSVSKQDDDTALLICKDRLRHIEQAIDARYALSAAQLAYEQSLRSLGIALRQFVEAHKDDDDIERSPSSSYAIVSSSPPHRSDVNHMKSEASTSVTVTINTSQASSVQKEQSVTAFLPPPLQLEFCSSWDFFDPTVVSENVASDASVNSQTFELRTLEDLSNPNEMGLASSIGNTSEIVEVQEVFGAPGWKQVHKNDNLPDLHHSNSNEIQMSGTHLPNDSSLEEELEQVQTQAIGGQNSNDVSDNIKSEANHINVNAPKNEEAKAIFITDSDSSKDFLSCVKDLERQFSRAAVSCHEVSRMLETKKIRLSISSQTKGKSSDVLFRPTFLIGCKAGTAASDGSEKRVTKAITWNRSLSSRSSASKNPLTPAQMDDEFSEICSDFVEEFCMISGSHASSLDRLYAWEMKLYNELKGTESLKKIYDKKCVQLRHQFERDASARQVDKTRVIVKDLYSRLKVETEVLYSISKIIEKLRDEELQPQLLELLKGLTRMWAMMHEIHRVQQTIVSSSDIVYVLRSPRGEPYKQPLVNLVNEMGFFYSSLTNWIAAYKCYVDGLHSWLQKCVLQPYDHTRGRRLTLSPRRHLAPPMFVLLDDWSSAIASLPGEETLGSIKNIMSDLKKMFKNHQAEGNKPETGSKLATLQAGLATMFDRLSKFSTAMSSLSESVKNSTEAAREAYAVGRSG; encoded by the exons ATGGGTTCATCTGTCTCAAAGCAAGACGACGACACCGCATTACTGATCTGCAAGGATCGGTTGAGACACATTGAACAAGCAATTGATGCAAGGTATGCCCTTTCAGCTGCTCAACTTGCATACGAGCAATCTCTCCGCAGTCTTGGCATTGCTCTAAGGCAGTTTGTGGAGGCACACAAGGATGATGATGATATAGAGAGGTCTCCTAGTTCTTCTTATGCTATAGTATCATCATCGCCACCTCACCGTTCCGATGTTAACCATATGAAGTCAGAGGCAAGCACTTCTGTGACAGTGACAATCAACACAAGTCAGGCTAGCTCTGTTCAGAAGGAGCAGTCGGTTACTGCTTTCCTTCCACCACCGCTGCAGCTAGAGTTTTGCTCCTCATGGGATTTCTTTGATCCAACTGTTGTTAGTGAAAATGTTGCATCAGATGCCTCAGTGAACAGCCAAACATTTGAATTGAGAACGTTGGAAGATCTGAGCAATCCAAATGAAATGGGTTTGGCTTCTTCAATTGGAAACACAAGTGAAATTGTTGAGGTGCAAGAAGTGTTTGGTGCACCTGGATGGAAACAGGTTCACAAAAATGATAACCTTCCTGACTTGCACCACTCTAATTCTAATGAAATTCAGATGTCTGGTACTCATTTACCCAATGACTCAAGCTTGGAGGAAGAGCTCGAGCAAGTACAGACGCAGGCTATAGGAGGGCAGAATTCTAATGATGTTAGTGATAATATTAAAAGTGAGGCCAaccatataaatgttaatgctCCCAAAAATGAAGAAGCCAAGGCCATTTTCATCACTGACTCTGACTCATCCAAAGATTTTCTTTCCTGTGTGAAAGATCTTGAACGTCAGTTTTCTAGGGCAGCTGTATCCTGCCATGAGGTCTCGAGGATGCTTGAGACGAAGAAGATCCGCCTTAGCATTTCTTCCCAGACAAAAG GAAAATCATCAGATGTGCTTTTTCGACCAACATTTCTCATCGGTTGCAAAGCCGGAACTGCAGCATCTGATG GATCAGAGAAGCGTGTCACAAAAGCAATCACTTGGAATCGCTCACTTTCATCGCGATCATCAGCATCTAAGAACCCACTTACTCCAGCTCAAATGGACGATGAATTTTCAGAGATCTGTAGTGACTTTGTTGAAGAGTTTTGTATGATTTCAGGAAGCCATGCATCCTCTTTAGATAGACTCTACGCTTGGGAAATGAAGCTATATAATGAGTTAAAG GGTACAGAATCACTCAAGAAGATATATGATAAGAAATGCGTTCAGTTAAGGCACCAATTTGAAAGGGATGCGAGTGCCAGACAAGTTGACAAGACTCGAGTTATTGTTAAAGATTTGTATTCGCGGCTCAAGGTAGAAACTGAAGTGCTATATTCAATCTCTAAAATAATTGAGAAGTTAAGGGATGAAGAGCTGCAGCCCCAACTTCTTGAACTATTAAAAGG GTTGACGCGCATGTGGGCAATGATGCATGAAATTCACCGAGTTCAGCAGACCATCGTCTCGTCGTCGGATATCGTTTATGTCCTGAGATCTCCTCGCGGCGAGCCGTACAAGCAGCCCTTGGTGAACCTTGTCAACGAGATGGGTTTCTTCTACTCCAGCTTGACGAATTGGATTGCTGCTTACAAATGCTATGTGGATGGTCTCCACTCCTGGCTGCAGAAATGCGTGCTGCAACCTTACGATCACACCCGGGGAAGGAGGCTGACGCTCTCGCCTCGCCGGCACCTTGCTCCTCCCATGTTCGTGCTCCTTGATGACTGGTCCTCAGCAATCGCGTCACTCCCGGGTGAAGAAACCTTGGGCTCTATCAAGAACATCATGTCAGATCTCAAGAAAATGTTCAAGAATCATCAAGCAGAAGGTAACAAACCGGAGACTGGATCGAAGCTGGCAACCCTGCAGGCCGGTTTAGCAACCATGTTCGATCGGCTGTCAAAGTTTTCAACAGCCATGTCCAGCTTGTCTGAAAGCGTGAAGAACTCAACCGAGGCTGCCCGCGAGGCGTATGCCGTTGGTCGGTCAGGTTAA